In Oryza glaberrima chromosome 8, OglaRS2, whole genome shotgun sequence, the following are encoded in one genomic region:
- the LOC127782366 gene encoding uncharacterized protein LOC127782366 isoform X2, with the protein MDGGEPFYVVRKGDVIGIYKSLSDCQAQVSNSVCDPSVTVYKGYSLRKETEEYLAARGLRNPLYSINAADARDELFDDLVPCPFQQPDGTGTSTLKRPLEMETGPSKKQPKVSEQEPLPNSSLSCLLEFDGASKGNPGKAGAGAVIRRLDGTVIAQLREGLGIATNNAAEYRALILGLTYAAKKGFKYIRAQGDSKLVCNQVSDVWRARHDTMADLCKRVKEIKGRFHTFQINHVLREFNTDADAQANLAVELPVGEVQEQANFL; encoded by the exons atggacGGAGGTGAGCCGTTCTATGTCGTCCGCAAGGGTGACGTCATCGGCATCTACAAGAGCCTCAGCGATTGCCAGGCTCAAGTCAGCAACTCG GTATGTGATCCTTCTGTGACGGTGTACAAAGGCTATTCTTTGCGTAAAGAGACAGAAGAATACCTCGCTGCGCGCGGTTTAAGAAATCCTCTTTACTCCATTAATGCAGCAGATGCAAGAGATGAATTATTTGATGACCTAGTTCCATGCCCTTTCCAG CAACCTGATGGAACTGGGACTTCTACTTTAAAAAGGCCACTAGAGATG GAAACTGGACCGTCAAAGAAACAGCCCAAAGTCTCCGAACAAGAACCATTACCTAATAGTTCT CTCTCTTGTCTTCTTGAATTTGATGGTGCTTCTAAAGGAAATCCTGGGAAAGCAGGTGCTGGAGCAGTAATAAGGCGACTAGATGGAACTGTG ATTGCTCAACTACGGGAGGGTTTGGGTATTGCAACCAACAATGCTGCTGAATACCGTGCATTGATCCTAGGGCTAACATATGCTGCCAAGAAGGGATTCAAGTATATACGTGCTCAAGGAGATTCTAAGCTTGTTTGTAACCAG GTCTCAGATGTATGGCGTGCTAGGCATGATACTATGGCTGACTTGTGCAAAAGGGTTAAGGAAATTAAGGGAAGATTTCATACATTTCAAATCAACCATGTTTTGAGG GAATTTAACACGGATGCTGATGCTCAAGCTAACTTAGCCGTTGAACTTCCTG TTGGCGAAGTTCAAGAGCAGGCGAACTTCCTATGA
- the LOC127782366 gene encoding uncharacterized protein LOC127782366 isoform X1 produces MRSCASSLCGISRVAWRRHAVAGGALSQHHHHQQRHLVLRPPAPPPIGLALERFFSASSRRSAKRSAAAAKQSSQPPPPPSMDGGEPFYVVRKGDVIGIYKSLSDCQAQVSNSVCDPSVTVYKGYSLRKETEEYLAARGLRNPLYSINAADARDELFDDLVPCPFQQPDGTGTSTLKRPLEMETGPSKKQPKVSEQEPLPNSSLSCLLEFDGASKGNPGKAGAGAVIRRLDGTVIAQLREGLGIATNNAAEYRALILGLTYAAKKGFKYIRAQGDSKLVCNQVSDVWRARHDTMADLCKRVKEIKGRFHTFQINHVLREFNTDADAQANLAVELPVGEVQEQANFL; encoded by the exons ATGAGGAGTTGCGCTTCTTCTCTCTGTGGAATTTCTAGAGTGGCTTGGAGGAGGCACGCGGTGGCCGGAGGAGCTCTGagccagcaccaccaccaccagcagcgtcACCTGGTGCTCAggccacccgcgccgccgcccattgGCCTTGCCCTCGAGCGCTTCTTCTCCGCTTCATCCCGGCGCTCCGCCAagagatccgccgccgccgcgaagcagagcagccagccaccgccgccgccgtcgatggacGGAGGTGAGCCGTTCTATGTCGTCCGCAAGGGTGACGTCATCGGCATCTACAAGAGCCTCAGCGATTGCCAGGCTCAAGTCAGCAACTCG GTATGTGATCCTTCTGTGACGGTGTACAAAGGCTATTCTTTGCGTAAAGAGACAGAAGAATACCTCGCTGCGCGCGGTTTAAGAAATCCTCTTTACTCCATTAATGCAGCAGATGCAAGAGATGAATTATTTGATGACCTAGTTCCATGCCCTTTCCAG CAACCTGATGGAACTGGGACTTCTACTTTAAAAAGGCCACTAGAGATG GAAACTGGACCGTCAAAGAAACAGCCCAAAGTCTCCGAACAAGAACCATTACCTAATAGTTCT CTCTCTTGTCTTCTTGAATTTGATGGTGCTTCTAAAGGAAATCCTGGGAAAGCAGGTGCTGGAGCAGTAATAAGGCGACTAGATGGAACTGTG ATTGCTCAACTACGGGAGGGTTTGGGTATTGCAACCAACAATGCTGCTGAATACCGTGCATTGATCCTAGGGCTAACATATGCTGCCAAGAAGGGATTCAAGTATATACGTGCTCAAGGAGATTCTAAGCTTGTTTGTAACCAG GTCTCAGATGTATGGCGTGCTAGGCATGATACTATGGCTGACTTGTGCAAAAGGGTTAAGGAAATTAAGGGAAGATTTCATACATTTCAAATCAACCATGTTTTGAGG GAATTTAACACGGATGCTGATGCTCAAGCTAACTTAGCCGTTGAACTTCCTG TTGGCGAAGTTCAAGAGCAGGCGAACTTCCTATGA